From Oryza sativa Japonica Group chromosome 4, ASM3414082v1, one genomic window encodes:
- the LOC4335927 gene encoding uncharacterized protein — translation MQRYGLQLRTKPAASSSSRAPPPPPARPLAAFADDGDDDVEADILRQSYKKRSQQKVEEQQKKAMEEDPSVFAYDEVYDDMKQKAALPKMQDRVVRESKYIAALKEKAEQRKREQDIIYERKLQKERSKEDHLYGDKDKFVTSAYRKKLEEERKWLEEEKRRQLQEEKEDVTKKKDLSDFYFGLSKNVAFGAQTHDNTKHAKPEKLDEKVQDAKTSKVGAEVSDRSPKHKRDSGEGAETANESRSVEEPATTQSRDSAAARSTEKNADVSLDAPQTQTPENTQPAPQTQNPQNTQPAQITDEHYKRNADALAAARERALARKKAKAQQI, via the exons atgcaGAGGTACGGGCTGCAGCTCCGCACGAAGCCGGcggcgtcctcgtcgtcgcgggcgccgccgccgccgccggcccgcccCCTGGCGGCCTTcgccgacgatggcgacgatgacgtggAGGCCGACATCCTCCGGCAGTCGTACAAGAAGCGATCCCAGCAGAAG GTGGAAGAGCAGCAGAAGAAGGCGATGGAAGAGGATCCCTCGGTGTTCGCCTACGACGAGGTTTATGACGACATGAAGCAGAAGGCCGCCCTCCCCAAGATGCAGGACAGGGTAGTTCGCGAG TCAAAATACATTGCGGCACTTAAGGAGAAAGCCGAACAACGTAAACGAGAGCAGGACATTATTTATGAGAGGAAGCTTCAAAAAGAGAGGAGTAAGGAAGACCACCTATATGGTGACAAAGACAAATTTGTTACATCTGCCTACAGGAAGAAACTTGAGGAGGAGCGGAAATGGCTGGAGGAAGAGAAGCGGCGGCAGCTtcaagaagaaaaggaagat GTTACTAAGAAGAAAGACTTGAGTGATTTTTACTTTGGTCTTAGTAAGAATGTTGCTTTCGGTGCACAGACACATGACAATACAAAACATGCTAAACCTGAAAAGTTAGACGAGAAAGTTCAAGATGCTAAAACTAGCAAGGTTGGTGCTGAAGTATCCGATCGCTCTCCTAAGCACAAAAGGGACTCCGGTGAAGGAGCAGAGACGGCCAATGAAAGTAGAAGTGTGGAAGAACCTGCTACAACTCAATCAAGGGATTCAGCTGCTGCTAGATCTACCGAGAAAAATGCAGATGTTTCCTTGGATGCTCCTCAGACCCAGACACCAGAAAATACCCAACCAGCTCCTCAGACCCAGAATCCACAGAATACTCAACCAGCACAGATCACGGATGAACACTATAAGAGAAATGCTGATGCACTTGCTGCTGCCAGAGAAAGAGCTCTGGCGCGGAAGAAAGCCAAAGCGCAGCAGATATGA
- the LOC4335926 gene encoding protein TIC 40, chloroplastic: MESLVLASSCSASPRLPPLSAARRRRPSSQTLPATAAASGRRGAGRSKLVVVAAAAAAARGSGNGFEGLKTNGFASMSSSTNSENMSTGTGSLPPMPPPSSYIGSPVFWIGVGVALSAAFSMVSSMVKKYAMQQAFKSMMTQAPPNTFGSNSPFPFAMPPQAAPAAPSSYPYSQPRKDTSPQSATVDVSATKVEATGTLEEADVAEQPKKKFAFVDVSPEELQQKELQSSLETVDVKSESKQSETMEDTEQKAPTNGTAFKMNEGSASGTTESSNSGPMLSVDTIEKMMEDPAVQKMVYPYLPEEMRNPDSFKWMLQNPMYRQQLQDMLNNMGGSPDQWDNRMLDHLKNFDLSSPEVRQQFAQVGMTPEEVVSKIMANPEVAVAFQNPKIQTAIMDCSQNPLNIVKYQNDKEVMDVFMKISQIFPQING; this comes from the exons ATGGAGAGCCTGgtcctcgcctcctcctgctCCGCTTCTCCCCGCCTGCCTCCCCTCTccgcggcccgccgccgccgcccctcctcgcaGACTCTCCCGGCGACGGCTGCGGCGTCCGGGCGGAGGGGAGCTGGGAGGTCcaagctcgtcgtcgtcgccgccgccgccgccgcggcccgcgGGTCCGGGAACG GTTTCGAGGGATTAAAGACAAATGGATTTGCAAGCATGTCGTCTTCGACCAACAGTGAGAATATGTCAACTGGAACGGGTTCCCTACCTCCCATGCCACCCCCATCGTCATACAT CGGTTCGCCTGTTTTCTGGATTGGAGTTGGTGTAGCATTGTCCGCAGCATTTTCTATG GTCTCTTCGATGGTAAAG AAATATGCAATGCAACAAGCATTCAAGTCAATGATGACCCAGGCACCGCCAAACACTTTTGGCTCAAACTCGCCTTTCCCATTTGCCATGCCACCACAGGCAGCTCCTGCAGCTCCTAGCAGTTACCCATACTCACAACCAAGGAAAGATACCTCTCCTCAATCTGCAACTGTCGATGTTTCAGCTACTAAAGTGGAAGCAACTGGAACTTTGGAAGAGGCTGATGTGGCTGAACAGCCAAAGAAGAAATTTG CCTTTGTTGACGTTTCTCCTGAAGAGTTGCAGCAAAAGGAACTTCAATCTTCACTGGAGACAGTGGATGTAAAAAGTGAGAGTAAACAGAGTGAAACTATGGAGGATACTGAGCAAAAA GCTCCAACAAATGGAACTGCTTTTAAGATGAATGAAGGTTCTGCTAGCGGGACAACTGAATCTA GCAATTCAGGGCCTATGTTGTCCGTTGATACAATTGAGAAAATGATGGAAGATCCAGCCGTGCAGAAGATGGTTTACCC CTATTTGCCTGAGGAGATGAGGAACCCTGATTCATTCAAGT GGATGCTGCAGAATCCAATGTACCGCCAACAACTACAGGATATGCT AAACAACATGGGTGGATCTCCTGATCAATGGGATAACCGAATGCTCGATCACTTGAAGAATTTTGACCTTAGCAGTCCAGAAGTCAGGCAGCAGTTTG CGCAAGTTGGCATGACTCCAGAGGAGGTAGTATCGAAAATAATGGCAAACCCAGAAGTTGCTGTTGCATTCCAGAACCCAAAGATTCAAACAGCGATCATGGAT TGCTCACAAAACCCGCTCAATATTGTAAAATACCAGAACGACAAAGAG GTCATGGATGTTTTTATGAAGATATCACAAATCTTCCCTCAAATTAATGGCTAG
- the LOC4335925 gene encoding serine/threonine-protein kinase-like protein CCR4: protein MSPPHLLLLLLALLLSPPLLLASSSFPLPTIAIAAVSNSSSNPSKQHLACGLVPAAGGAAAGYRISCASVSNRSAAAPHVYAYGGDGTCSPYSAVVAGDGYLCSAAPTSSPPMSMRWWDLNEAGDGSKRVYRGRVLSAVSGGGESVCGLVGERMQCWRCPWGEGAPARVGFSAVAVGGGFVCGLVVGSGEVRCYGGGEVVGREPAGRRFMLLAAGERHACGVDDGGVVGCWGEAAAVAAASPPRISRAVSTVAVGDAVTCVLWGNWTVSCWPEGEASPPPALAGQQFVALEAKGKVVCGVLMSDYSLQCWGAGVAGGVRKVFDKVLPGPCAPSKSCSCGVWSGSAQLCAGSGGGGGGDVSVCYPCGYTPPPMALSPTSNSSSSSSSQSKGKRRPSNLAIALISAGAGSALVALLAALAAVYYLRRHRGSSSPVSGRIHAEPTGTAPRVERRLSALLSKGPNTTVEQFPLVALRAATDCFSPAKRIGSGSFGAVYRASLPDGREVAIKRAERRDTGGPSSSSAAAARRVDHEAAFVSELALLSRVNHKNLVRLLGFCADGGERILVYEFMPNGTLHDHLHRRAASAAAPLSPPLASWPSRLRLALGAARGIEYMHTYAVPPIIHRDIKSSNILLDSCWTAKVSDFGLSLLNTLDGDNAAAGDGGNAGDGDDEERCVTAGTVGYMDPEYYRLQHLTDKSDVYSFGVVLLELLSGCKAIQKYEGSGSPKNVVDMAVPHIEGDRVHRVLDARLPLPTPWEMEAVAYVGYLAADCVRLAGRDRPTMSEVVGVLERAVAACDEYEEGGAGAGGEPALSRSCTDGSTAT, encoded by the coding sequence ATGTCTccacctcacctcctcctcctcctcctagccctcctcctctcgccgcccctcctcctcgcctcctcctccttccccctccccaccatcgccatcgccgccgtctccaactCCAGCTCCAACCCCTCCAAGCAGCATCTCGCGTGCGGGCtcgtgccggcggcggggggcgcggcggcggggtacAGGATCTCGTGCGCCAGCGTGTCGaacaggtcggcggcggcgccgcacgTGTACGCGTATGGCGGGGACGGGACGTGCTCGCCGTACTCGGCGGTGGTCGCCGGGGACGGGTACCTGTGCTCGGCTgcgccgacgtcgtcgccgccaaTGTCGATGCGGTGGTGGGATCTGAACGAGGCCGGGGATGGGTCGAAGCGGGTGTACAGGGGGCGGGTGCTCTCGGCGGTGTCCGGCGGCGGGGAGTCCGTGTGCGGGCTCGTCGGGGAGAGGATGCAGTGCTGGAGGTGCCCGTGGGGGGAGGGCGCGCCGGCGAGGGTGGGGttctcggcggtggcggtgggtggCGGGTTCGTGTGCGGGTTGGTGGTGGGGAGCGGGGAGGTGAGGTGCTATGGTggaggggaggtggtggggaGGGAGCCCGCGGGGAGGAGGTTCatgctgctcgccgccggcgagaggcACGCGTGCGGCGTGGATGATGGCGGGGTGGTGGGTTGctggggggaggcggcggcggtggcggccgcgtcgccgccgaggaTCAGCCGCGCGGtgtcgacggtggcggtgggcgACGCGGTCACGTGCGTGCTGTGGGGGAACTGGACGGTCTCGTGCTGGCCCGAGGGggaggcgtcgccgccgccggcgctggcggGGCAGCAGTTCGTCGCGCTGGAGGCGAAGGGGAAGGTGGTGTGCGGGGTGCTCATGTCCGACTACTCGCTGCAGTGCTGGGGCGCAGGCGTCGCGGGCGGGGTGAGGAAGGTGTTCGACAAGGTGCTCCCGGGTCCGTGCGCGCCGTCGAAGTCGTGCTCGTGCGGCGTCTGGTCGGGCTCCGCGCAGCTctgcgccggcagcggcgggggaggcggcggagacgtGTCCGTTTGTTACCCCTGCGGCTACACCCCTCCTCCGATGGCGCTGTCCCCGACGTccaactcgtcgtcgtcgtcgagctctCAATCGAAGGGGAAGCGTCGCCCGAGCAATCTGGCGATAGCGTTGATCAGCGCCGGAGCTGGATCGGCGCTCGTGgcgctcctcgccgcgctcgcggCGGTTTACTACCTGCGCCGGCACCGTGGCAGCAGCTCGCCGGTCTCCGGGCGCATCCACGCCGAGCCGACGGGCACGGCGCCGCGCGTGGAGCGGCGGCTCAGCGCGCTGCTCTCCAAGGGCCCGAACACGACGGTCGAGCAGTTCCCGCTGGTGGcgctccgcgccgccaccgactgCTTCTCGCCGGCGAAGCGCATCGGCTCCGGCAGCTTCGGCGCGGTGTACCGCGCGTCCCTCCCCGACGGCCGCGAGGTCGCCATCAAGCGCGCCGAGCGCCGCGACACGGGgggcccttcctcctcctccgccgccgcggcgcggcgcgtcgACCACGAGGCGGCATTCGTCTCCGAGCTCGCGCTCCTCTCCCGCGTCAACCACAAGAACCTGGTCCGCCTCCTCGGCTTctgcgccgacggcggcgagcgcatCCTCGTCTACGAGTTCATGCCCAACGGCACCCTCCACGACCACCTCCACAGGcgtgcggcgtcggcggcggcgccgctctccccgccgctcgcctcctggccgtcccgcctccgcctcgcgctcggcgccgcccgcggcATCGAGTACATGCACACCTACGCCGTCCCGCCCATCATCCACCGCGACATCAAGTCCtccaacatcctcctcgactCCTGCTGGACCGCCAAGGTCTCCGACTTCGGCCTCTCCCTCCTCAACACCCTGGACGGTgacaatgccgccgccggcgacggaggcaatGCCGGCGACGGAGACGACGAGGAGCGGTGCGTGACGGCGGGGACGGTGGGGTACATGGACCCGGAGTACTACAGGCTGCAGCACCTGACGGACAAgagcgacgtgtacagcttcggcgtcgTGCTGCTGGAGCTGCTGTCCGGGTGCAAGGCAATCCAGAAGTACGAGGGCAGCGGCTCGCCCAAGAACGTGGTGGACATGGCCGTGCCGCACATCGAGGGCGACCGGGTGCACCGGGTGCTCGACGCGAGGCTGCCGCTGCCGACGCCGTGGGAGATGGAGGCCGTCGCCTACGTCGGCTACCTGGCGGCCGACTGCGTCAGGCTGGCCGGCCGCGACCGCCCCACCATGAGCGAGGTCGTGGGCGTGCTCGAGCGGGCCGTGGCGGCGTGCGACGAGTACGAggaaggcggcgccggcgccggcggcgagcccgcGCTGTCGCGGTCGTGCACCGATGGGTCCACGGCGACGTGA